Below is a window of Campylobacter canadensis DNA.
GAAAAAGGATATATTTTTTCAAAAGAGCTAGATAATAATACAAAAGAATCTAGAATTACTAATTCTTTGCTTAAAATTCCAAAAAAAAGTGCTTTTGCAAAACTGCTTATTGATGAAGCAAAAAAGATTATTGCTGATAAAAAAATCATTCCTTGGGGAATAATAGGACCTAATTTTTTAGCGCAATTAGTAAAAGAAAATAAATTAGAAGATTATGCAATTGATTATAAAGAAAGCTGCCAAGTGCCTTATTATGAAGTTTTTAATTTTATTAATAAAGATAAAAATATTGATGAAAATAGATTATGTTTGCACTTATTTTCTGAAATGTGGAAAAAAGAGTATTTAAACAAAAATTATTTTTATAAAAGTGGTATTTATGCTAGTCTTTTACAAAAACATAATATTAAGAATTTAAGTATTGAATTAGGCTTTAAAAATAGTTTTTTTGATATGTTTTATACAAGAATGCTATTTATAAAATATTATCTTCGCTGCTTAAAGAGAAAAATAAAAAAGAAATAAAAGATTTTGGAGTGTTTATGAAGGTTTTTGTTATCAATTTAGCGCAAGCAGAAGAAAGAAGAAATTATATTAGCAATTTGTGTCAAAAATATGAACTTGATTATGAAATTATCCAAGCAGTAGAAGGAAAGGCTATAAGCAAACAAGAATATTTAAATATAGTTGATTATGACAAAATGATACAATTTCATAAAAGAGAATTAGGGCTTGGAGAGCTTGGTTGTTCTTTATCTCATAAAAAATGTTATGAGAAAATATTAGAAGAAAATTTAAAATATGCTGTTATTTTAGAAGACGATGCGTATTTTGATGAAAATTTGCTTGAATTTTTACAATATCTTAATGAATTTCCTAAGGATTTAGAACTTTTATTATTAGGTCATCAAAGACAGGTTTATAATGATGATGGTTTTAGGATAGAAAGTCCTTACTCAAGAAGATTTGCAAAAAAAATCTTAAATTATAAAATTCGTCGTTTGATAGCTAGAGGCAATGGTACTTATGGCTATTTTATAAGTAAAAACGGAGCTTTAAAACTACTTTCTCATTTAGAAAAAATTTATTTACCAATAGATGCTCTTACTTGTAATGAAAAAGTTTTAAACACTTATGCTTTATTTCCTGTACTTATTCATACTCACGAAAATTTTATGCTTGAAAGTTCGACTCAAGATGATAAAAAATTTCTTAAAAAGAAAAGTAAAATAAGTAAGTATATGAAAAAAATTCATATTTTTATAAAATATTTTTTACCTAGCTTAAAAAAGCTTGAGCCTTATGAAAATACTAATTATTAATAAGAATTTTAGCAAAGGAAATTTATTAGTATTAAACTTTAACACTAATTTGTTTTTAAGTTTTTGCAGCTTATATAAAAGATTTATAATACAAGATGAAAGCTTAAGATAAAAAAAATTGTAAAAATAACAAAAAAACTAAGTTAAGCAAAGTATATAACTTGAAATTTGTAAGTGTTAATGGTCTTTTTAGATAAAAGTTTTGAAATCTTATTTAAATTTTAAAGATTTACTTTTTAACACCGTATGGATACTTATTAGTTTATTAAAAATAAAAATTAAAATTAGATCATGCAAAATTAATTCAATATTATTTTTCTTATGTAACAAATTCAAGAAAAAAATACGCAAAAACAAATAATATCTAAAATTTATAAACTCACAAATGCTTGATAGAAATTCACAATAAAAGAATAAAGTAAAATTAAATTTC
It encodes the following:
- a CDS encoding glycosyltransferase family 25 protein: MKVFVINLAQAEERRNYISNLCQKYELDYEIIQAVEGKAISKQEYLNIVDYDKMIQFHKRELGLGELGCSLSHKKCYEKILEENLKYAVILEDDAYFDENLLEFLQYLNEFPKDLELLLLGHQRQVYNDDGFRIESPYSRRFAKKILNYKIRRLIARGNGTYGYFISKNGALKLLSHLEKIYLPIDALTCNEKVLNTYALFPVLIHTHENFMLESSTQDDKKFLKKKSKISKYMKKIHIFIKYFLPSLKKLEPYENTNY